The DNA region CAGGTCGAGCTCATACTCGTTGAGGCTGCCCTTGAGCCCGAGCAGCAGTCGGTCGTTGCTCTGTCGCGCGTCATAGACCGCATCCTGGTCGACCAAGAGCGTATCCACGTAACGACAGACCTCGATCAGCTTCTGCCAGTCCCGGCTGTTGCGGGCGAAGCGCGACAGCTCGCGTGCCGCTACCGCGCCTACCTCGCCCAGGGTCACCTGCGTGACCAACCGCTGAAACCCGGCACGCTCGACCAGACCCCCGGCAGACCGTCCGAGGTCCTCGTCGATAACCTCGGCCTCCTGCCAGCCGAGCGTGCCGAGACGATCCCGCATCGCGTACTGTAGCCGCCGACTCTCCTCGTTGTGCCTGAGCTGCTGAGCCGTCGATTGCCGCACGTACAGGATGGCCTTCCGTCGCAGATGGCGTTCGCCGACCTTGTCACTCATCGTCCACCTCCGGAGCGCTTGCGGCGGCGCGCTCGCACCGGACCTGTTCCTTGATCATGCGCGCCAGCAACTGCATGACCTCGTCGCGACACTCGCCGGGCAGCGACCTCCAGGTCGGCAGCGTCGGACGC from Deltaproteobacteria bacterium includes:
- a CDS encoding recombinase family protein, coding for MSDKVGERHLRRKAILYVRQSTAQQLRHNEESRRLQYAMRDRLGTLGWQEAEVIDEDLGRSAGGLVERAGFQRLVTQVTLGEVGAVAARELSRFARNSRDWQKLIEVCRYVDTLLVDQDAVYDARQSNDRLLLGLKGSLNEYELDL